Proteins from a genomic interval of Capsicum annuum cultivar UCD-10X-F1 chromosome 4, UCD10Xv1.1, whole genome shotgun sequence:
- the LOC107854374 gene encoding uncharacterized protein LOC107854374: MGLVEKEKKCFWEILDEMVRGVTSTEKLFVGGGFNGPIGSLSKVYDDVHGGFSFVEKNDGEASLLDFARAIGLVVANSSFPKKEEHLIAFRSSIIVFLLLMKGDKALCKDYKVIPSENLSTQHKLLVMDLKVNKGRKKRNVVIALEIGEKLTTMEAWESRGDVNSIWETTANCIRETAREVLGVSRG; encoded by the coding sequence ATGGGCttggttgagaaagagaagaagtgtTTTTGGGAGATTTTGGATGAGATGGTGAGAGGTGTTACGAGCACCGAGAAGCTTTTCGTAGGAGGTGGTTTCAATGGTCCTATTGGGTCATTATCAAAAGtctatgatgatgtgcatggagggTTCAGTTTTGTGGAAAAGAATGATGGAGAAGCCTCACTTTTGGATTTTGCTAGGGCAATTGGTTTGGTGGTAGCAAATTCAAGCTTTCCGAAGAAAGAGGAGCACCTTATTGCATTTCGTAGTTCGATAATAGTCTTTTTACTCCTTATGAAGGGTGATAAAGCACTATGTAAAGACTATAAggtcatacctagcgagaatctttCAACCCAACATAAgcttctagtgatggacttgAAAGTCAATAAGGGCAGAAAGAAGAGGAATGTGGTCATTGCtttggagataggggagaagttgacGACTATGGaggcttgggagagtagaggggatGTGAACAGTATATGGGAGACAACTGCCAATTGCATCAGAGAGACAGCTAGGGAGGTGTTAGGTGTTTCGAGAGGTTGA
- the LOC107854389 gene encoding probable N-acetylglucosaminyl-phosphatidylinositol de-N-acetylase isoform X2, translating into MEWLAIIVTMVVLWVASLFKILHESFSASQVEVLNDGGGFCKRNVLLVIAHPDDESMFFTPTINYLSLRGCNLHILCMSTGNADGIGNIRKEELCLASTVLKVPQKQVKVLDHPDLQDGFGKSWNSKLLSKIIKEEIVNCAIDLVITFDNYGVSGHCNHQDVHQGVRELLQDTSHKEVEVWELVSTSILRKYSGPVDIWLSLLSAKFHFKWSGALLSK; encoded by the exons ATGGAGTGGCTAGCAATCATCGTTACAATGGTTGTGCTGTGGGTGGCTTCACTCTTTAAAATTCTCCACGAATCTTTCTCTGCCTCACAAGTTGAAGTTTTGAATGATG GTGGAGGTTTTTGCAAGAGAAATGTGTTGTTGGTTATTGCCCATCCTGATGATGAGTCTAT GTTCTTTACTCCAACCATTAATTATTTGTCTTTGAGAGGATGTAATCTGCACATATTATGCATGTCAACCG GTAATGCAGATGGTATAGGGAATATCAGAAAAGAAGAACTTTGTTTAGCCTCGACTGTGCTTAAG GTTCCACAAAAGCAAGTGAAAGTCCTTGACCATCCAGATCTACAG GATGGTTTTGGCAAATCATGGAACTCTAAGTTACTGTCAAAGATTATCAAGGAGGAAATTGTCAATTGCGCAATTGATTTG GTCATAACTTTTGATAATTATGGAGTCTCCGGTCACTGTAACCATCAAGATGTTCATCAAGGTGTACG AGAACTATTGCAAGATACTTCACATAAAGAAGTTGAGGTCTGGGAACTT GTTAGCACTAGCATATTGCGCAAGTACAGCGGACCAGTTGACATATGGTTGTCCCTCCTATCTGCCAAGTTCCATTTTAAGTGGAGTGGTGCATTGCTTTCTAAATGA
- the LOC107854389 gene encoding uncharacterized protein LOC107854389 isoform X1, whose product MGRAYMACLSPFHHKRKCIFHVTNSETMALFTSFTNEIKNLQLSLSKNSLTLQWCVQAMTSLKKLHSEFRLVILEKSKVPCTWINDNLLNLYMKESLNIMELCNMLKSSSFKINMYHLIVDATIKNLNNYEAVICQYAINCTKGQQENSYSRNATKGLLFKFDCRIGVVMSLLSYILLSVFLYPTKNYKLEEVDRICCNSSPTKSFRDSINELATEFQRKFCKDGEKWMIGFPEYEEMEKAIMQVKEKLKRGYGEDEEEIKKNKDVILQKSKALKAGLEKFESQVNLVFEEVLKGRNKLLHMIGKSNGI is encoded by the coding sequence ATGGGAAGGGCATATATGGCTTGTCTTTCTCCATTTCACCACAAAAGAAAATGTATCTTTCATGTTACAAATAGTGAAACTATGGCTCTCTTCACTTCATTCAccaatgaaatcaagaatctccaACTATCACTATCCAAGAATTCTTTGACTCTTCAATGGTGTGTACAAGCCATGACTTCGCTGAAAAAACTTCACTCTGAATTTCGTCTCGTCATATTGGAGAAATCAAAGGTACCATGTACATGGATCAATGACAATTTGTTGAATTTGTACATGAAGGAGAGTTTGAACATCATGGAACTATGTAACATGCTGAAGTCATCAAGTTTTAAGATCAATATGTATCATTTAATAGTTGATGCTACAATCAAGAATTTGAATAATTATGAGGCAGTCATTTGCCAATATGCAATCAATTGTACAAAGGGACAGCAAGAGAATTCTTATTCCAGAAATGCAACTAAGGGATTGTTGTTCAAGTTTGATTGCAGAATAGGAGTTGTAATGAGTTTATTATCTTACATTCTTTTAAGTGTTTTTTTGTATCCAactaagaattataagttggaagAAGTTGATAGGATTTGTTGTAACTCTTCTCCAACTAAGTCATTTAGGGACTCAATTAATGAACTTGCCACTGAATTTCAGAGGAAATTTTGCAAAGATGGAGAGAAGTGGATGATAGGATTTCCTGAGTATGAAGAAATGGAGAAGGCAATAATGCaagtaaaagaaaagttaaaaagaggatatggagaagatgaagaagagattaAGAAGAATAAAGATGTTATTCTGCAGAAATCTAAAGCTCTAAAGGCTGGTTTGGAGAAGTTTGAATCACAAGTTAATCTAGTATTTGAAGAGGTGTTAAAAGGAAGGAATAAATTGCTCCACATGATTGGTAAAAGCAATGGAATTTAG